gaataattcaacgaaaacttcaatgttttttgtttaaatatttatttatgtgcCAAAAATCTTTACAGACTGAGTAACTTAAAggttttcttaattttttccgTCCACATTGTACACCTAATCAAAATTGTGAAAGTTACTGACATTTTAGCAAGTGCATCTGTTGTAAACGTAGGGTTCACTTCACCTGTGTGTTCACTAACAGCATACCAACAGAGTACGTATTTTTCATCGActgaaaaaatttgtgaaaattagaTAGAGAAGTGAAAGAACTAAACCATTCGTTATGCTCACATCAACAAACGTTTCCACATTGAGTGACTGAAATCCTCCGATTGTTAAATTGTGTGGATGTTGGGCTAGTGCGGTCATTAAAATGACTTTCTTTTGTTCGTCAATCGGCAAATCGACTATCGAGATATTGCAAATGTTGTCGAACATATTGTCGTTCTGTTATAGAAACATGGGCATGAGTCCTTGATTACgttttcaaaaacgaaaatattttagttttcacCGCAATTTGCAAAACTGTTCCCATTACACTGAATTCAAACACTTGGAAAAACGCCACTGCCATTAGGAAATATGCGGGAAACCACTTCACCTGTAAACTAACTTGTTAAACAAAGAATGGTAAGCTTAGTCGCCTGAACTTCTTACCATTAAAATAACGTACAACAGAACGATCATTATGGTGTTTGACATTGTTATCTGGATCAAGCATATTCCACTGTAAacttctttcaaaattttcgtaaatctgtaAAAGAATTTGTTGATCTAAGATGTTGAAGCTTCAGCAAAATATTGACCGTTATTAGTATATAATTATGTCTAACCTGGCATAATCAATGtgcattaaaatcaaatttcttaaaaactgACGGGTTTCCTTCCTCGATGTACGTCCAGTATTTCTCTCGATAAGTGCATTGAATTCGTCCACAGCATTGCGAAAAATGTGTGTCATAGTGTACGAGTGAATAACTTGCGTCATCAAGAGGAGGTCACAGCCAGCGGTTCCAGTAACAAATATGAACGCAATGTACGTATGAAGTGTTGCAAGCATAACATATCCGTAAGTTTCTTCTTCATCGACGCCTGGGAGATAGGTGGGCAAAATGGGATCAAGCTTCTCAAATACGATATAAGAAAAGCCAGGCCTCAGCAGAGCTAATATTGCAGTCGTGAGGAGTAAGACCATACcgtttttaaaaatgaaaactatgATTTTCACTGACTTAGCAAGTAGTTGTTTATTAGGGCCAGGTGCTGTATTCGCTCTATAAATTTTGGAGCAAAAATACAACATGTCCTTCACCGatcgattattttttatgaaacagAAGTACTTAACAATTCCCTGCAATAGAGAGACCGATGCTTTTTGCTTTTGGTGCACGATGGATAACAGGATACTCACCTGACAGTTAAAAGCAAGCGCAGAACAGCAAATGACTTTTTCGTCAAACTCATGCGAGTAAATAGTCCACAGGCAGCTCGCTAAAAATAACCAAAGTACTGACATGTTGGAATACGTAACTACATTCGGTTCGTAGTTGCTAACGAAAAGATCCACACCAACAAGCTTAGCAAGCTTGCGGAACCAGCGAAATATACAAATGTGGAATAG
This genomic stretch from Bradysia coprophila strain Holo2 chromosome II, BU_Bcop_v1, whole genome shotgun sequence harbors:
- the LOC119072965 gene encoding putative odorant receptor 83c is translated as MEPAELFHICIFRWFRKLAKLVGVDLFVSNYEPNVVTYSNMSVLWLFLASCLWTIYSHEFDEKVICCSALAFNCQGIVKYFCFIKNNRSVKDMLYFCSKIYRANTAPGPNKQLLAKSVKIIVFIFKNGMVLLLTTAILALLRPGFSYIVFEKLDPILPTYLPGVDEEETYGYVMLATLHTYIAFIFVTGTAGCDLLLMTQVIHSYTMTHIFRNAVDEFNALIERNTGRTSRKETRQFLRNLILMHIDYARFTKILKEVYSGICLIQITMSNTIMIVLLYVILMVKWFPAYFLMAVAFFQVFEFSVMGTVLQIANDNMFDNICNISIVDLPIDEQKKVILMTALAQHPHNLTIGGFQSLNVETFVDSMKNTYSVGMLLVNTQVK